Genomic DNA from Candidatus Koribacter versatilis Ellin345:
CATCCAGTTTTGCAGGATGTCAGTTTCGTGCTTCCGAATAATTTCGGGAACTCGGCTCATGGTCGCTCCAAGAATGTACTTGGGAATGTTTGTACGGATTTCCCAGGATGGTGCCGCTTCAGCAAAGCGCAGTACGTGCGAAAGTCCCCTCACGCGGGGACAGCATTGTCTCACACAGAAAATTCCAGATGTGTCTCTGGATCAATGGCCGTTGGATGCGTAGTGCGGAGGCGGAGTTGTATCCGGAGGCTCTGCTGGCGGGCCTCCGGGCACTGGGGCTCCGGTCTTGCCGGTGTCTCTCGGATCGTTGGATGTGCCTGCGCCCGGGCGGGGGTCTTCTGGGTGTTCACCCGGCGCGAGTAGCGTGGGCTTCTTGCCGCGCTTCCCTTCACCTTCCGCCACGGTTTGCGGTTGCTCGGTCTCTTTCGCGGCGAGCTCGACTTCGGGTTCGGTCTTTACTACCTTCTCGCCGGTGACCTTCATCACCGTGAGCATGGCGACAGTCGGTCCGATAAAGCGAACGAACTTCACTTCTTCCGGCGGCGTGCCGTAGATCCACTCTTCGTAATCGCGCCCCTGGTCATCTTTGTCGCGATAGCGCTTCGGGGGACGTCCCAGTGAGAACTGGACCATGTCCTTGTCCATGCCGACCAGCACTTCATGGTTCGTGATGGCTGCCTGGACCTTGGGCGGCAGTTTCTTGGCGTAGGCTTCCGCCACGGTCATCGAAGTGAAGTCGAAGATCGGCGAGAGCATTTCTTTCACCTGATCGGGCGTGACGTCGGGAATGTAGTCGTGGAATTCAAGGACCACCACCGAGCCCTGCGAAGTCAGCGCCTGGCCATTGGGTTGCCCAATAGGCACTTCACCACCCATGCCGACCACGGAGATATGCTGATACCACTTCAACCCTTTGCGCGGACCGCCGTTGATCTCGAAGACGATCTTGTCGCCCTCGAAGCGCATGTCGGTGATGAGGATGCGATCGCCGGTACTCGCTGCGGCACCCTCTCGCGCTACAAGGTTGCCCAGCTCCATCGGTCCGGGACTGATCTTTCCGTCTTTGAGCTTGAGACCCTTTTTGCCTTGCGGAAAAGCGACTTTGGTATATGCGTGTTCGGCCTGGAGGGCGCGGATCAGCATCACGCGGTGCTCGTCGGTAATCTTCGGAGCCTTGTTGGTAGGTTGCTGCGAATTCGCAACGATGGAAGCACAGAGCACCCCCACGATTGCCAATGTGATCCGAAGTGCTGACAGCCGGCTCATGGGAACCCCGCGATGGGAGCCATTCTATACCCAAACTTGGGTGCCTGGAACGGTTCCTCAGCTCAGGAAATAAGATGCGAAACGGCTCCGGGACGCCTATCTATTTGCGCGGATGAACGTCGGCGCGCACGCCCTGCCTCCGGGCGCATCCAAGCACCTGATGATTGCCCGCAGCCGTTCGCTCACAACTAATACTGGCGAGTCCACCTCGAGAACGGCCTGGACCGTCGCCCTCGGCTTCGCCATCGGCCTCTTCCCCCTGCTCGGCGTGACCACCATCGTGTGCGCCATCCTCGCCCGCATGCTGCGACTGAAGCAGACGGCCATCCAGTTCGGAAACTACGCGGCCTTGCCGTTTCAAATCGCGTTGCTGGTTCCATTGCTCCGTCTAGGCGAGCGCATCACCCACGCACAACGGTTTGTCTTCGACCCTCCAGCGCTGCTGCAAGGCTTCCCGCATATCCCAGAATCCACCGCGCGTGCCGTGGTCATGGCCCAGTGGCACATGATTGCCGGCTGGGCGTTATTGGCTCCCCTGGCTTTCGTGCTGGCAGGACTACTCGCGCAAGCGGTGTTGCGACGACGTGAGCGAGGTGGAATTGTGGTGGGTCGGCGCGCGGCCTAGGCGGGTACATGGTCCACACGAAGGCAACGGCCGGGCTCGAAGATCGCGCTTCCCTGATTTCCCCAGATCTCCAATGCTGCGAATACAGGCGGCTTGGCGAACGTTTGGAGTAGAATCCTGCGCCATGCAGCGCCTTCGCGCTTTAGGTCGCTTCGGCCTCTTCGTGTTCCTGTACTGGCTGGTCGGCGAAGGCCTCAACCGACTGCTTCCACTGATTCACTTTCCTGATCGTGCTTTCACATGGAATGCCATACTCGCCAATGAATTCCTCGACTTCGCCCTGGCGGCGTTCGTCGCCGCAATACTGGCACTCATCTTCCGTGAACGTTTCTCCTCTTATGGACTTCCACTCCATGCCGATGTTGGTCGTCTCATGCTCAAAGGTGCGCTCTGGGGATTTGTTCCGTCGCTGCTAATCTTGATTCCGCTTTTTGCCGTTGGAGCGTGCTCCTTTCACGGCCTTGCGGTGCATGGCGGTCAACTGATCTTCTACGCGATCGTGTGGGCCGCGGGGATGCTTGGCGTCGGTTTCGCGGAAGAGTTCCTGTTTCGCGGCTACGCGCAAAAAACTCTCGCAGAGGCGATCAGCTTCTGGCCGGCGGCGATTTTCCTCTCCGCCCTCTTTGGCTTCATCCACTTCTTTTTTAAGCCCCAGGAAGATTGGATTGATCCCACCAGCGTTGCGCTCTATGGAATTTTCTGGTGCCTCACTCTGCGGCGCACCGGCAGTCTCTGGTTTGCCATCGGATTTCATGCCGCATCCGATTACGCAGACATCATCGTCTTCGGCGAACCGAATACTGGCAACCAGGGTCAACCGGTTCCGGGACACTTGCTGGACATCCGCTACCACGGCCCCGATTGGCTCACCGGGGGACCTCGCGGAACAGAGGCTAGCTTGTTAGTCTTTGTCGTGCTCGGCGGACTTTTCTACTTTTTCAACCGAGCTTATCCAGCGAAGAAACTGGACGCCTCCGCGGCTGAACGCTGAATCCATGGTCCAAGATGGTACCGGTTACCAACTGCTATGAATTGACGGCTCGTTCTTCGCAACTCTGCGGGCGTAAGGATTGTTCGATGGCGCTTCCCTTCTTAGCGATCTTCATCGCGTTTTGAGCGACTCTCCGCCCATCCAGCTAACAACAGATAAATCGCAGTCCCAACTACGAGCGCACCGGTCAACCACGACGTTGCTATCCGCACTATGGGCCTCCAATGATTAGCGTAGGTCGGTGCCCGCAACTCTCACCACGAATTATTTAGATAGGAGCGAGAAACTCGTCGCGGTGACGACTAGGAGGCGTCCTGCTTCGCCTTCTTCGCCTGGCCTGACTTGGTCTTCAGCCGCGATTCCTCGTACATCTCGATCCGCTTCTCGCTCGAAATTGCCGCGATCAGTTTGCCAATCGCTTCCAGCGGCAAGTCGTCTGGCCTCTCGAAGTGGACGCAGCACTTCCCCATGTCGAGCTTCTTCCCTGCCGCTTTGAACGCTGCTTTCAGTTGGTCGAGCTGGCTCGCACTCCAGAACGCGCCCATCAGGTAGAGAGAGAAGTAATTTTTCTGCGACGACAGCGCGACGTAACAGATGGGTTGCTTGTTATAAGTGTCCGGATAGCGAGACAGCGGGATCGTCCAGCCGATCGTGCCCCAGACGAGGCACTCCTCGTAGCCGCGTGGAATGTGCTGGTTCACGAAGGCGCGCACGGTCGCGACGGTCTTCGCGCGATCGGCCGGTAGTGAGGCGACGTACTGCGCGGGCGTCTTGACGTTCGCTGCTGGCTTCACTTTCTTGTCGCCTGTTCTGCCAGTTGAGCGCGGATTTGCCTTTCTTGCTCGATCTCTTCTTCGTTGAAGTTGGAGGCAAAATCTTCCGGCTCGAAGACCTGGCGGATTTCGACCTCGCCTTCGTCTCCACCGCAGAAGGGCATGCGCTTGACCCATCCAATGGCCTCTTCGAGGGAGTTCACCCGCAAGATCATGAAGCCGGCGATGAGTTCCTTGGTCTCGGCGAACGGCCCGTCGGTGATGATGCGGTTCGAGCCGGAGAACTTGACGCGCGCGCCTTTCGACGACGGATGAAGGCCGTCGTAACCGACGAGGACCCCAGCGGCCATCAACTCATCAATGTGCTTGTTCATCTCCTCGATCCCCTTCGGATCGGGGACGGCGCCTGGTTTTTCAGACTCTGGGGTGGCTTTGACGATCACCATAAATCGCATGGGTTTGACCTTTTCTGGATGGGGAGATTAACAGCTCTCTGGCAATAGGTCGAATGAGAGGGACGCGGATCGACAGGGCGGGAGGATTTTTTCAGGGAGGTTGGATGAGTGGGTGCCCCCACCTCGCGATTTCGGAGATGTGGGAAATCGATGCCGCTCAGATATTGCCGATTACTCGTGGTAAGGGGATTTATCGCCAGTAATTTGGGTCTTAATCCGTCGGCCAGCAGGAAACCGGGCCGTCGATTGAGCTTATTGTCAAAGGTTCAACCAGCAGAACCGATGCATGATATGCCACCGCAGAGTCCCAGTCAGCCCGTTCATAGCCGCTACAAACAGGTATGTCGGTCTGCGGGATGCCGAACTCTTGCCTGACCTTGTTCCAGCATTCAGCGGGTTTCTGCTTCAAGTTGCATTGGGCACGCACAACACGGAAGTAGGTTAACCGAGGAGCATGCTCAGATCCGCTGCTGATGCGGAAAGTGTCCGTAAGGTGCAGAGCTTTCTCGTAGTAATCAAGTATTGAAGAGTCTTCACAAATCCTTCGTCCCTTGTTGACATCGAAAACGACGAACGGCAATCCTCCATCAGTACCGTCTGGAGCCCCGAATATGGCGTAATTGTCCTTCGCTCCCCAGAAGTACCCGCTCCATTCTTGAGATTCGATCACCTTCTCATCGGCGCGATGCGCTAGCGCACAAGGCGCACTCGACGAAGAAACAATCGACAACCACTCCGCCCCTTTCTGACCCTCGTCGTATTCCTTCACAGCAAATTTGGAATAGTAGAAGCACGAGAGCTTTTTTCTGACCTTCCGAGATGGCTTGTAATACGGAGATGGGCCGAGATCAACGACAGCGGTTTTCAGGGGTTTGTCGAAGCCTGCATCGAGACTGGCTGGGCTCGCCTGACCGCGTGCGCACGCTACGAGGAGCAGCAATACGTAACAGAATTTCACGCTGACAATGTAGCTCTCGCAGAGCATGGGTGCAATTACTGTTGTGAACAGGGCTTACCACTACCTATTTTCTCCCACCCTAACCCTTACTGCGCAGTCTTTTGCTCGCCGAATCTCTTCACGCTGCGAGCTTTCAGTCGCGCTGCCTCTTCCGCCCGGTTCCTGGGGGGCGAATTTGTTTCGAGCGTATGCAGGAGGTCCGTCGAGACTTTCGAGATGGCCTCGATCGCGGCAAGGAACGCTTCTTCATTCGCCTTCGATGGCTTATTGAAGCCACTGATCTTCCGGACGAACTGGAGCGACGCCGCTCGAACTTCCTCGTGTGTGACTGGTGGATCAAAGTTGAAAAGCATCTTGATGTTTCGACACATCGTCCTGCGACCTCCGTTCGAGCCTGAGAGTTAGAGTACTGCCGATCTTTCAGCGACTCAAGATCGGCGCTTCGCCGGCGCTTTACGCGCCGACTTGCCGGCCTCTCCGCTGCGGCGCTCAGTCTTGGCTGCGTCGAGTCGGGCCGCAAGTGCTTCGAACTCCGGCTTTGGCCCACTCCAGCGTAGCTGCTCTACGTCATCGAACAACTGGATGTCGGTGCGCAGCGTTGCTAACGTACGAAATAGCAGGGCCTGCTTGTGCTGTTCGCTCAACGTAGCCGCCAGCGTACTCGCTCCGGCAACGTGCACTCCCCACTCGCGAGCATCGGGAGGAATCGATTCCAGGTGCAGAAATTTTGCCAGCACTGCCGAAGAAGATTTCGCGCCCCAACCTTTCAGTCCGGGGTAACCGTCCGCGGCATCGCCCACCAGCGCAAGATAGTCGGCAATCGATTCCGGCGTCACGCCAAACTTCTGCACCACGCCCGCCTCGTCCATGGGCACATTGGTTCGCCGATTGAGCTGCACCACGCGCGTACCAGCCACGCATTGCGCCAGGTCCTTGTCCGGCGTGCAGACGATCACCTGCTTCACGCGTTTGTTGGCCGCGGCGGCCGCGGCTCCGGCTGCCAGCGCGTCGTCGGCTTCAAATTCAATCATCGGCCACACGGTGATACCCGCCGCCGACAAAACCTCTTCCAGCAGGTGAAACTGCGCCAGCAGATCGCGCTCTACGCCTTCGCTGGTCTTGTATCCCGGCCATAAGTTGTTGCGGAAGGACTCGATGACGTGATCGGTGGCGACGGCAATATGGGTCGCCCCATCACGAATCATCCCCATCACCGACGCGAGCACGCCGCGGACGGCGGCCACCTCATGACCATCCGCATCTTTCGCGGAAGGCAGCGCGTAGTAGTGGCGGAAGAGTTCGTAAGTGCCGTCAACCAGGTAAACGTTCACGATTCAGCCATGATAGGGGAATTCGCGAACGGACGAATTAAGTCCCACTTTGTTACTCTGCCTCATCTTCTGTCGCATGTTTGTTTCGTGTCCACGGCTCTCCGATTCCACGCCGTTCGGCGTACCAACCCAAGGGAAGATCGGCGAGTTCGGCAAAGCTTGGGTCGCGGTCGATCGGGTGGTGAAAGCAAGAGATCACCGGACCGCCGCCATCGGACATACTGTCGCCCAGAAACTGCCACGCACCGTCTTCGGCGTCGTGCGAGACATACGTTACTGGCTGGGTTCCCTGGTGGACCGACTCGGAGAGGAAGACCCGCGTGTGCGGATCATCTCGGAACTTCCAGTCAAACAAGCTGCTGTTTGAATCCGTTGAGGCCCAGAAGTCATTTTCGGCCTTTGTCATCGGAGCATCCGGCTGCATCAGGGGCTGCTCAAACGATTCGTCGAATCCTTCGTCCCCTGGGAAACGATTCTCCAAATCGGGATAGACCGCTTGAAGGACTGGAAACTCATCGCCCTGGTAATACCAGAGCGCCCAACCCATGAGTTGTTTGACCCATTTGGGATCGACGGCACGGAATTCGCATTCCACCTCTCCGACTACACCCCGGTGACGGCCCTGAGTAAGATCGACTCCGTCACGCTGCAACTTCGCTGCGTGATTCAGTGCAGAGTGTGCGGTCTTGGGTAACAGTCCAACCGTGATGATTTCGGGTTTTCCGGTGGTGTCGAAAACGCCGAGCGTGTAAGACCAGCCGAGGCCGTATTTCGTTCGCTCAACACTCACAATCGAACAGCCAAATTCTTCGACATGACGGATTGTGCGCTCATCCTGTTCGGACAACTCTGCAGCCCTGAACTTCCGGGTACGTGCAGTTGCAAATTGTCTTCTGCTTTGAGGCATTGCGAGCAGAAGGCTATCACGTCCGAGGTTGTTGGCGAGGACATGAAAGCCCGCGCCTATAACGGAAGCAAATCCTTACCAACGCGATCCCGCAGCGCTGCGGAGAGCCCGGCCTGCTTTGCAAACTGCGGCCAACCATCGATGGCGGCACGGACCTCGGACAGCGCGCGCTCCGGTCGTCTCACGCTGAAGCGATCGGCGACTGCGAGCAAGTCTTCCTTCGAGATGCCGTCGAACTTACGATTGACACTCATCAGGTGCTGGTAGGTCCATTCACCCTTGGGGTTGTAGGCGTGGGTCACATCGTAAGCAGGGGCTAGGCGCCACGGTTGGCCTTCGCGAAGGATGAAACTGAAGTTCTTGGTGTGATCGTCGCAGTTGCGCGCCATGACGTTGAATGCCATACGACGGAATATCTGGTCCAGTGCGCCATCGTCGAGCCCCAGCGCGCTGGCGGTCATAAAGAGCTGCGCATAATCGTGAGTTCCGCGCTGGCGGAAATCGAGATGATTCATGGCGCACAGGGTTTGAATGTGGTGCTTCCGCGTCTTGCCGTTGACCACTTCGCGATCGAACCGCCGGGTCATGAAATGCGCGCGGCCATTTTCCTCGAGCAGCCGCGACACCGCCATCTCGATGCCCGCACCGGTCGCCATCAGGTAGTACGCAAATTCGATGCGGCCATAGCCTTCGCCGGTCCCGAGCTCTTTATCTTTGCCTATGCCATCGAATTTCAGCAGCCAATGTTCGAAGCCGGGAGCGGCATCGAATTGTCCGCTGCGCACTTCGTCGGTTGCCGGGTTCCAGGCAATGACGGCCTTCGCTCGCGCCCCGCCCGCCGACGTTCCCACCTTGATGATATTGGCCAGCGCCGCCTGCGCTTCATGATCGACCGCGAAGGTTCCCTGCACCAGGCGCCGCGCCTCTTCCACCAGCTCTTTCATTTCGATCGGCGCGGAACTCTCGTTATGCGATCCTCTCGCGGGGCGAAACTCCAGCGCGCCCACTCCGCGCTTCCCCATGTACGCCAGGCGATCGAGCACTGTGATCGCGCTCTTCTCGACACCGCGCTGGGCCATCCAGGCATCGATGAGAGCATTGCCAAAATCATCAGGAAGAGCGTCCGCCAACAGCGCGGGCAAGCGAAAGTAGGTGGCTTCCGGTAGCGTCGGAAAAATGTAGATCGGCCCGCTTCCCTTCAACGGCATGTGCAAGGGAGCAAGCTCGACGCCAGTCCGCTTCCACGCCGGATCGTATTCGAAAGCGTAATACGCGAGAGTCGGATCGAGCGTGACTGCTCCCACGGTGCGCCCCCACGCGCGGGCCTCGATAACGGATACGTCTTTCACTGCGCATCCGCCTCGTTCTTCGACCGACGTACCCGACGCCGCACCCGCCCAGCGTGACGCAAAACTGCCAACGGGCTCACCGTGGGTTTGGGCGCAAGCAAGAGCAGTCCATCCAGCGAATCGAGCGCTTTCAAAACCCGCACCAGCGTTTCCACGCTCGATCCCCGGCCCGCCTCAAGATTGCGCAGCGCCTTTTCGGAGATACCGGCCTTCTCTGCCGTGGTGATCTGCTCAAGGTTCCTGGCGATGCGCAGTTCCCTGATCTGCTTGCCCAGGACAGCTTGCAGCTCCTGCGGGGACATAAAAGACATATCTGCCATATCGGCAATATTACACCGATTACTGCGGATTAGCCCATCTAATAGGCATATTTTTACCTATTATATACTTATATTTAACAGGCATTATATGACCTATTATGTCTTTGTTTGTGGAGATAATCGGTAGTATTAGGAGGTTAATAGAATATCGTGCGTAAGCCAATTTCGCGACAGTTTATGAATCGTATCGTGATATGCTCCGCGCTCCGCGCACGGCACTCCTGGAGGGTTCGTGATCAAACGGTATCGAGACTTTTTATCAGTCGGACTACTTGCCTTGCTGATCGGCCTCTCTGGCTGCGGTGGTAGTACGCACTCTACCGTCAACGATGTGACTGTGTCCGTTACGCCCGCGAGCGCTACCGTTGCCGCAAGCGGCCAGGTCAAGTTGACAGCCGTGATGAGCGGTTGCGGTTCCTCGTGTCCAGCCCCGGCGTTCACTTGGAGCATCGTCGAGTTACAGACCAATGGAGCGAGTGGGTCGCAATGCAATTGGGAGACAACGCCACCGCCCGGCCCGTGTCCAGATGGGACCCTTGAAGTAACGTCTGACTTTACGACAGCGACTTTCCACGCCCCGAGC
This window encodes:
- a CDS encoding DUF4262 domain-containing protein — encoded protein: MSEQDERTIRHVEEFGCSIVSVERTKYGLGWSYTLGVFDTTGKPEIITVGLLPKTAHSALNHAAKLQRDGVDLTQGRHRGVVGEVECEFRAVDPKWVKQLMGWALWYYQGDEFPVLQAVYPDLENRFPGDEGFDESFEQPLMQPDAPMTKAENDFWASTDSNSSLFDWKFRDDPHTRVFLSESVHQGTQPVTYVSHDAEDGAWQFLGDSMSDGGGPVISCFHHPIDRDPSFAELADLPLGWYAERRGIGEPWTRNKHATEDEAE
- a CDS encoding DUF2277 domain-containing protein, whose product is MCRNIKMLFNFDPPVTHEEVRAASLQFVRKISGFNKPSKANEEAFLAAIEAISKVSTDLLHTLETNSPPRNRAEEAARLKARSVKRFGEQKTAQ
- a CDS encoding type II toxin-antitoxin system HipA family toxin encodes the protein MKDVSVIEARAWGRTVGAVTLDPTLAYYAFEYDPAWKRTGVELAPLHMPLKGSGPIYIFPTLPEATYFRLPALLADALPDDFGNALIDAWMAQRGVEKSAITVLDRLAYMGKRGVGALEFRPARGSHNESSAPIEMKELVEEARRLVQGTFAVDHEAQAALANIIKVGTSAGGARAKAVIAWNPATDEVRSGQFDAAPGFEHWLLKFDGIGKDKELGTGEGYGRIEFAYYLMATGAGIEMAVSRLLEENGRAHFMTRRFDREVVNGKTRKHHIQTLCAMNHLDFRQRGTHDYAQLFMTASALGLDDGALDQIFRRMAFNVMARNCDDHTKNFSFILREGQPWRLAPAYDVTHAYNPKGEWTYQHLMSVNRKFDGISKEDLLAVADRFSVRRPERALSEVRAAIDGWPQFAKQAGLSAALRDRVGKDLLPL
- a CDS encoding CPBP family intramembrane glutamic endopeptidase, with the protein product MQRLRALGRFGLFVFLYWLVGEGLNRLLPLIHFPDRAFTWNAILANEFLDFALAAFVAAILALIFRERFSSYGLPLHADVGRLMLKGALWGFVPSLLILIPLFAVGACSFHGLAVHGGQLIFYAIVWAAGMLGVGFAEEFLFRGYAQKTLAEAISFWPAAIFLSALFGFIHFFFKPQEDWIDPTSVALYGIFWCLTLRRTGSLWFAIGFHAASDYADIIVFGEPNTGNQGQPVPGHLLDIRYHGPDWLTGGPRGTEASLLVFVVLGGLFYFFNRAYPAKKLDASAAER
- a CDS encoding DUF1801 domain-containing protein; the encoded protein is MKPAANVKTPAQYVASLPADRAKTVATVRAFVNQHIPRGYEECLVWGTIGWTIPLSRYPDTYNKQPICYVALSSQKNYFSLYLMGAFWSASQLDQLKAAFKAAGKKLDMGKCCVHFERPDDLPLEAIGKLIAAISSEKRIEMYEESRLKTKSGQAKKAKQDAS
- a CDS encoding DUF2062 domain-containing protein; translation: MIARSRSLTTNTGESTSRTAWTVALGFAIGLFPLLGVTTIVCAILARMLRLKQTAIQFGNYAALPFQIALLVPLLRLGERITHAQRFVFDPPALLQGFPHIPESTARAVVMAQWHMIAGWALLAPLAFVLAGLLAQAVLRRRERGGIVVGRRAA
- a CDS encoding helix-turn-helix domain-containing protein, producing MSFMSPQELQAVLGKQIRELRIARNLEQITTAEKAGISEKALRNLEAGRGSSVETLVRVLKALDSLDGLLLLAPKPTVSPLAVLRHAGRVRRRVRRSKNEADAQ
- a CDS encoding YciI family protein, coding for MRFMVIVKATPESEKPGAVPDPKGIEEMNKHIDELMAAGVLVGYDGLHPSSKGARVKFSGSNRIITDGPFAETKELIAGFMILRVNSLEEAIGWVKRMPFCGGDEGEVEIRQVFEPEDFASNFNEEEIEQERQIRAQLAEQATRK
- a CDS encoding 5'-3' exonuclease; its protein translation is MNVYLVDGTYELFRHYYALPSAKDADGHEVAAVRGVLASVMGMIRDGATHIAVATDHVIESFRNNLWPGYKTSEGVERDLLAQFHLLEEVLSAAGITVWPMIEFEADDALAAGAAAAAANKRVKQVIVCTPDKDLAQCVAGTRVVQLNRRTNVPMDEAGVVQKFGVTPESIADYLALVGDAADGYPGLKGWGAKSSSAVLAKFLHLESIPPDAREWGVHVAGASTLAATLSEQHKQALLFRTLATLRTDIQLFDDVEQLRWSGPKPEFEALAARLDAAKTERRSGEAGKSARKAPAKRRS